The proteins below are encoded in one region of Flavobacterium nackdongense:
- the ileS gene encoding isoleucine--tRNA ligase translates to MSIKFTEYKGLNLPTVASEVLDFWKKENIFEKSVTTREGNLPFVFFEGPPSANGLPGIHHVMARAIKDIFCRYKTQKGFQVKRKAGWDTHGLPVELGTEATLGITKEDIGKTISVAEYNEACKKTVMRYTDVWNDLTEKMGYWVDMEDPYVTYKSKYMETVWWILKQIYNKDLMYKGYTIQPYSPKAGTGLSSHEVNQPGSYRDVTDTTIVAQFKTLNETLPSFLQGFGDIHILAWTTTPWTLPSNTALTVGPKIDYALVETFNQYTFRPVKVILAKNLVGKQFGKGFFPSNEAADFENFKEGDKKIPYQILAECKGADLVGIRYEQLMQLALPYQNAENAFRVISGDFVTTEDGTGIVHTAPTFGADDAKVAKEAIPEVPPMLVLDENGNPVPLVNLQGKFIDGLGNYSGKYVKNEYYSNADAPERSADVEIAIQLKEENKAFKVEKYVHSYPHCWRTDTPILYYPLDSWFIKITEVRDRMFELNETINWKPKATGEGRFGNWLKNANDWNLSRSRFWGIPLPIWRNEEGTEEMLIGSVEELYNEIEKSIAAGFQKENPFKGFEIGNMDDANYDLVDLHKNVVDEITLVSASGKPMKRESDLIDVWFDSGSMPYAQWHYPFENKDKIDGNKDFPADFIAEGVDQTRGWFYTLHAIATLVFDKPSYKNVVSNGLVLDKNGQKMSKRLGNATDPFETIKEYGPDATRWYMISNANPWDNLKFDIEGIAEVRRKFFGTLYNTYSFFALYANIDNFTYAEEEVPLNQRPEIDRWIISELNTLVKVVDEAYADYEPTKAARAISEFVQENLSNWYVRLCRRRFWKGDYAQDKIAAYQTLYTCLLTVSKLGAPVAPFFMDKLYRDLIMATIPTLRDEKFDSVHLSTFPISVENFVDKSLESKMQKAQTISSLVLSLRKKEMIKVRQPLQKVMIPVLDKGFRAEVEAVSDLIKAEVNVKEIVLLDDASGILVKQIKPNFKALGPRFGKDMGLIAKEIQSLSAAQINQLDKEGSLSIVISGNSIILSQEEVEISSQDIEGWLVANSNGITVALDITISDELKQEGIARELVNRIQNLRKDSGFEVTDKIKVHLQKNAELERAVKTNEAYIKSETLSQALVFEEIVEDGTEIEFDDIKTKITITK, encoded by the coding sequence ATGAGCATAAAATTTACTGAATACAAAGGACTTAACTTGCCTACTGTGGCTTCAGAAGTCCTTGATTTTTGGAAAAAAGAAAACATATTTGAAAAGAGTGTCACCACTCGAGAAGGCAACCTACCATTTGTATTTTTTGAAGGCCCTCCTTCGGCCAATGGATTGCCTGGAATTCACCACGTGATGGCACGTGCCATCAAAGATATTTTTTGTCGCTATAAAACCCAAAAAGGTTTCCAAGTGAAGCGTAAAGCAGGCTGGGACACACACGGATTACCTGTAGAATTGGGTACTGAAGCCACTTTAGGCATTACCAAAGAAGATATCGGAAAAACTATTTCTGTAGCTGAATACAACGAAGCTTGCAAAAAAACCGTGATGCGTTACACCGATGTGTGGAACGATTTGACCGAAAAAATGGGTTATTGGGTGGATATGGAAGATCCGTATGTGACTTACAAATCCAAGTATATGGAAACCGTTTGGTGGATTTTGAAGCAAATCTACAACAAGGATTTGATGTACAAAGGCTACACGATTCAGCCGTATTCGCCAAAAGCAGGAACAGGTTTGTCATCTCACGAAGTGAACCAACCAGGAAGTTACCGTGATGTAACGGACACTACGATAGTTGCCCAATTCAAAACATTGAACGAAACTTTACCGAGTTTTCTTCAAGGATTTGGTGATATTCATATTTTGGCTTGGACGACAACTCCTTGGACTTTGCCATCAAACACCGCTTTGACCGTTGGTCCAAAAATCGATTATGCTTTAGTTGAAACTTTCAATCAATATACTTTCCGTCCTGTTAAAGTAATTTTGGCTAAAAACTTGGTTGGGAAGCAATTTGGAAAAGGATTTTTTCCTAGTAATGAAGCTGCCGATTTTGAAAATTTCAAAGAAGGAGACAAGAAAATTCCATACCAAATCCTAGCCGAATGTAAAGGCGCTGATTTAGTTGGAATTCGTTACGAACAATTGATGCAATTGGCTTTGCCATACCAAAATGCAGAAAATGCTTTCCGAGTAATTTCAGGAGATTTTGTGACTACCGAAGATGGAACAGGAATTGTACACACCGCGCCAACATTTGGTGCCGATGATGCCAAAGTAGCCAAAGAAGCGATTCCCGAAGTGCCACCAATGTTGGTTTTAGATGAAAACGGAAACCCAGTTCCATTAGTAAATTTGCAAGGAAAATTCATCGATGGTTTAGGAAATTATTCTGGCAAATACGTCAAAAACGAATATTATTCAAACGCCGACGCTCCAGAACGTTCTGCCGATGTGGAAATTGCCATTCAGTTAAAAGAAGAAAATAAAGCGTTCAAAGTGGAGAAATACGTGCACAGTTACCCACATTGCTGGAGAACCGACACGCCAATTTTATATTATCCACTAGATTCTTGGTTTATCAAAATCACGGAAGTTCGAGACAGAATGTTCGAATTGAACGAAACCATCAATTGGAAGCCCAAAGCAACTGGAGAAGGACGTTTCGGGAATTGGTTGAAAAACGCCAACGATTGGAACTTGTCGCGTTCTCGTTTTTGGGGAATTCCGTTGCCAATATGGAGAAACGAAGAAGGTACAGAAGAAATGTTAATCGGTTCTGTTGAAGAATTATACAATGAAATCGAAAAATCTATCGCTGCAGGTTTCCAAAAGGAAAATCCTTTCAAAGGTTTCGAAATTGGAAATATGGATGATGCGAACTATGATTTAGTTGATTTGCACAAAAATGTGGTGGATGAAATCACCTTGGTTTCGGCTTCCGGAAAACCAATGAAGCGCGAATCCGATTTGATTGACGTTTGGTTCGATTCCGGTTCAATGCCTTATGCACAATGGCATTATCCTTTTGAAAATAAAGACAAAATTGATGGAAATAAAGACTTCCCAGCTGATTTCATAGCTGAAGGAGTAGATCAAACTCGAGGTTGGTTTTATACCTTGCACGCTATCGCAACCTTGGTTTTTGACAAGCCATCCTATAAAAATGTAGTTTCAAACGGTTTAGTTTTAGACAAAAACGGACAAAAAATGTCCAAACGTTTAGGTAATGCGACAGATCCATTCGAAACAATAAAGGAATACGGTCCAGATGCCACGCGCTGGTATATGATTTCGAATGCAAATCCTTGGGACAATTTGAAATTTGATATCGAAGGAATTGCTGAGGTTCGTCGTAAATTCTTCGGAACATTATACAACACTTATTCTTTCTTTGCATTATATGCCAATATCGATAATTTCACTTATGCAGAAGAAGAGGTCCCACTAAACCAAAGACCAGAAATCGACCGTTGGATTATTTCAGAGTTAAACACATTGGTAAAAGTGGTGGACGAAGCTTATGCCGATTATGAACCAACCAAAGCGGCTCGTGCCATTTCAGAATTTGTACAGGAAAATTTGAGCAACTGGTACGTGCGTTTGTGTCGTCGTCGTTTTTGGAAAGGCGATTACGCACAAGATAAAATTGCAGCATATCAAACATTATATACTTGTTTATTGACGGTAAGTAAACTAGGCGCTCCTGTAGCTCCGTTCTTTATGGACAAGCTCTATAGAGATTTGATTATGGCAACGATCCCGACGCTTCGGGACGAAAAATTTGATTCGGTACACTTGTCTACATTTCCTATTTCAGTTGAAAACTTTGTTGATAAATCGTTGGAGAGCAAAATGCAGAAGGCACAGACCATTTCCTCATTGGTTTTATCACTTCGAAAAAAGGAAATGATTAAGGTACGTCAGCCACTGCAAAAGGTAATGATTCCGGTACTTGACAAAGGTTTTAGAGCCGAAGTTGAAGCTGTTTCCGACCTCATAAAAGCCGAAGTAAATGTCAAAGAAATCGTGCTTTTGGATGATGCTTCAGGGATTTTGGTGAAACAAATTAAACCGAATTTCAAAGCACTTGGCCCACGATTTGGCAAAGATATGGGATTGATTGCCAAAGAGATACAATCTTTATCAGCTGCTCAGATCAATCAATTAGACAAGGAGGGGAGCTTAAGTATTGTTATTTCAGGAAATAGTATAATTTTATCACAAGAAGAAGTGGAGATTTCGTCACAAGATATCGAAGGATGGTTGGTGGCTAACTCCAACGGAATTACGGTCGCGCTGGATATAACCATTTCGGACGAATTAAAACAAGAAGGTATTGCCCGGGAATTAGTCAACAGAATACAAAACCTCCGAAAAGATTCGGGTTTTGAAGTGACAGATAAAATTAAAGTTCATTTGCAAAAAAATGCAGAATTAGAAAGGGCGGTTAAGACAAACGAAGCCTATATCAAATCAGAAACCTTATCGCAAGCTTTGGTTTTTGAAGAAATTGTAGAAGACGGAACAGAAATAGAATTCGACGATATAAAAACTAAAATAACCATTACAAAATAA
- a CDS encoding lipoprotein signal peptidase: MSLRKAYLIVFIILFVDQLSKIYIKTNFIYGESGQIDVTNWFKILLIENEGMAWGTVIPGAYGKLFLTVFRLVAVTGIGYWLWDSVKRKHSSNYLIVAISLILAGAFGNIIDSVFYGVIFDDSYGHLATLFTDKPYGTWFHGRVVDMLYFPLFEGNWPDWLPIIGGNHFKFFNAIFNVADMAISIGVGILIVFNKKAFHQQH, translated from the coding sequence ATGTCATTACGAAAAGCTTATCTGATCGTTTTTATCATCTTATTTGTTGATCAGTTGTCTAAAATATACATTAAAACCAATTTCATTTACGGCGAAAGTGGGCAAATTGATGTCACCAATTGGTTCAAAATCCTACTTATAGAAAATGAAGGAATGGCTTGGGGTACCGTAATCCCTGGTGCATACGGAAAACTATTTCTTACGGTTTTTCGCTTAGTGGCCGTAACAGGAATTGGCTATTGGCTCTGGGATTCGGTCAAAAGAAAACACAGTTCCAATTATTTGATAGTTGCTATTTCGTTGATTTTGGCTGGTGCATTTGGCAATATCATTGACTCAGTTTTTTACGGAGTTATTTTTGATGATAGCTACGGACATTTAGCTACTTTATTTACAGACAAACCTTATGGGACTTGGTTTCACGGTCGAGTGGTAGATATGCTTTACTTTCCTTTATTCGAAGGGAATTGGCCGGATTGGCTACCGATTATTGGGGGTAACCATTTCAAATTCTTCAATGCTATTTTCAATGTCGCCGATATGGCAATATCAATAGGCGTAGGGATTTTAATTGTTTTCAACAAAAAAGCGTTTCATCAGCAACATTAG
- a CDS encoding HopJ type III effector protein translates to MSIASFLEKLKQTPNAITFPETIAVIEENYDFTPTTFANGTQHNAAGENSGSCKLFAFAKLQNLSQTETLACFGAFYFEEVLENPEGTNHQNIRNFIKTGWDGIQFEGEALSLKA, encoded by the coding sequence ATGAGCATAGCATCCTTTTTAGAAAAATTAAAACAAACCCCAAACGCGATTACATTCCCCGAAACCATTGCTGTAATCGAAGAAAATTACGATTTTACCCCAACCACTTTCGCTAACGGAACACAACACAATGCAGCTGGAGAAAATTCAGGTTCTTGTAAATTATTTGCTTTTGCCAAATTGCAAAACTTGTCACAAACCGAAACCTTGGCTTGTTTTGGAGCCTTTTATTTTGAGGAAGTTCTAGAAAATCCAGAAGGAACCAACCATCAAAACATTCGCAATTTTATAAAAACAGGCTGGGACGGAATTCAATTTGAAGGAGAAGCTTTGAGTTTGAAAGCATAA
- a CDS encoding TraR/DksA family transcriptional regulator, with amino-acid sequence MIDEIARYSDADLAEFKELIVKKIHKAQADLDLIKSAYMNDLNNGTDDTSPTFKAFEEGSETMSKEANSQLAIRQEKFIRDLKNALFRVENKTYGTCKVTGKLISKERLLIVPHATMSIEAKNLQR; translated from the coding sequence ATGATAGATGAAATTGCAAGATACTCAGACGCCGATTTGGCAGAGTTCAAAGAGCTTATCGTAAAAAAAATACACAAAGCACAAGCCGATTTGGATTTGATAAAAAGTGCTTATATGAACGATTTAAATAACGGAACCGACGATACTTCGCCTACTTTCAAAGCTTTCGAAGAAGGAAGCGAAACGATGTCGAAAGAAGCAAATTCACAATTGGCAATCCGTCAAGAAAAATTTATTCGCGACCTGAAAAACGCGCTTTTCCGTGTAGAAAATAAAACGTATGGAACCTGTAAAGTAACAGGAAAACTAATCAGCAAAGAAAGATTACTGATTGTTCCTCACGCAACAATGAGTATCGAAGCAAAAAATTTGCAACGATAA
- a CDS encoding thymidine kinase produces the protein MFLENTVNHKEQFGWIEVICGSMFSGKTEELIRRLKRAQFAKQKVEIFKPEIDTRYHDEMVVSHDANEIRSTPVPAAANIAILAQGCDVVGIDEAQFFDDEIVKICNDLANQGIRVIVAGLDMDFKGNPFGPMPALMATAEYVTKVHAVCTRTGNLANYSFRKTDNDKLVMLGETEEYEPLSRAAYFYAMKKDDEK, from the coding sequence ATGTTTCTCGAAAATACAGTAAATCATAAAGAACAATTTGGTTGGATCGAGGTTATTTGCGGTTCAATGTTTTCGGGCAAGACCGAAGAACTCATTCGCAGACTCAAGCGAGCGCAATTTGCCAAACAAAAAGTGGAAATTTTCAAACCCGAAATAGACACGCGTTATCACGATGAGATGGTGGTGTCGCACGATGCCAATGAAATTCGCTCGACGCCTGTTCCGGCCGCCGCCAATATTGCTATTTTGGCGCAAGGTTGTGATGTGGTTGGCATTGACGAAGCGCAGTTTTTTGATGACGAAATCGTGAAAATTTGTAATGATTTGGCCAACCAAGGTATTCGTGTTATTGTGGCTGGATTGGATATGGATTTCAAGGGCAATCCTTTTGGGCCAATGCCTGCCTTAATGGCCACCGCCGAATATGTGACCAAAGTACACGCTGTTTGTACTCGAACAGGGAATTTGGCCAATTACAGTTTTAGAAAAACCGACAATGACAAACTCGTAATGCTCGGCGAGACTGAAGAATACGAACCTTTGAGTCGTGCTGCTTATTTTTATGCGATGAAGAAAGACGACGAGAAATAG
- a CDS encoding type II toxin-antitoxin system RelE/ParE family toxin — MGLKIYWTDIAKIEVKSIYVFLKRSAKIAVAKKITQEITDEVKRLTNQPYLGHIEQQLKGSSREFRSFIYSNYKIIYWINLDKNQIEIWDVFDCRQEPLKVKRTK; from the coding sequence ATGGGATTAAAAATCTATTGGACAGATATAGCTAAAATTGAGGTTAAATCGATTTATGTTTTTCTGAAAAGAAGCGCGAAAATAGCTGTTGCAAAAAAAATCACTCAAGAAATCACCGACGAAGTAAAACGGCTAACTAATCAGCCCTATTTAGGACATATTGAGCAACAATTAAAAGGGAGTTCAAGAGAATTCAGATCATTTATTTACAGTAATTACAAAATTATATATTGGATAAATCTAGATAAAAACCAAATAGAAATCTGGGATGTTTTCGATTGTCGCCAAGAACCTTTAAAAGTTAAAAGAACAAAATAA
- the recO gene encoding DNA repair protein RecO, with protein sequence MLVKTKAIVLSSLKYQEKSLIVKCFTQSSGLKTYFVRDAFSSRKSNQKIAYFQPLTILEIEAVHKNKGTLENFKEIKIATPFQSIHSNIFKSTIVMFISEILHHSIHEEEKNEPLFTFLETALIWLDNHDEMANFHLILLLETTKYLGFYPDISEMEFPFFDANEGVFTPFHGLGSLTEHETNLFKKLIVLKFDNDQKIFHVIERQILLKILIDYYTFHLDGFRKPKSLEVLKEIFS encoded by the coding sequence TTGCTAGTCAAAACCAAAGCCATCGTCCTTTCTTCTCTTAAATACCAAGAGAAAAGCTTGATTGTAAAATGTTTTACGCAATCCAGTGGTTTGAAAACATATTTTGTTCGCGACGCGTTTTCCTCTAGAAAATCCAACCAAAAAATAGCTTATTTCCAACCGTTGACTATTCTCGAAATTGAAGCGGTTCATAAAAACAAAGGAACATTAGAAAACTTCAAGGAAATTAAAATTGCTACACCATTTCAATCCATACATTCCAATATTTTCAAAAGTACGATTGTGATGTTTATTTCCGAAATTTTGCACCATTCCATTCACGAAGAAGAAAAAAATGAACCTCTTTTTACCTTTTTAGAAACCGCTTTAATCTGGCTCGACAATCACGATGAAATGGCTAATTTTCACCTGATTCTACTGCTTGAAACGACCAAATATCTCGGTTTTTATCCAGATATTTCCGAAATGGAATTCCCTTTTTTTGATGCCAATGAAGGTGTTTTCACCCCATTTCACGGTCTTGGTTCGTTGACAGAACACGAAACCAATCTCTTCAAAAAACTCATTGTTTTAAAATTTGACAACGACCAAAAAATCTTTCACGTGATCGAAAGACAAATCCTTCTGAAAATCTTGATTGATTATTACACCTTCCATCTCGATGGTTTCCGAAAACCAAAATCTTTGGAGGTTTTAAAAGAAATTTTTTCTTGA
- a CDS encoding superoxide dismutase, giving the protein MAFELPQLPYAYDALEPHIDARTMEIHHTKHHNAYITNVNAAIAGTDLEGKNIEDILKNLDMKNMPVRNNGGGHFNHSLFWTIMSPNGGGLPTGDLAAAIDSDLGSFDAFKAAFAKAGATQFGSGWAWLCVKDGKLEVCGTPNQDNTLMPGVGCGGTPILGMDVWEHAYYLNYQNRRPDYIEAFFNVINWDEVARRYAAAK; this is encoded by the coding sequence ATGGCTTTCGAATTACCACAATTACCTTATGCGTATGACGCACTAGAACCACATATCGATGCGCGCACGATGGAAATCCATCATACTAAACATCATAATGCTTATATTACCAATGTTAATGCTGCAATTGCAGGAACGGACTTGGAAGGTAAAAACATTGAAGATATCTTAAAAAACTTGGATATGAAAAATATGCCTGTTCGTAACAACGGCGGTGGACATTTCAATCACAGTTTGTTTTGGACCATTATGTCACCAAACGGTGGCGGTTTACCAACAGGAGATTTAGCTGCTGCCATTGATAGCGATTTGGGTTCTTTCGATGCTTTTAAAGCGGCTTTCGCCAAAGCGGGAGCAACTCAATTTGGTTCAGGATGGGCTTGGTTGTGCGTGAAAGACGGAAAACTAGAAGTTTGCGGAACGCCAAACCAAGACAATACTTTGATGCCAGGTGTAGGTTGTGGCGGAACTCCCATTTTAGGAATGGATGTTTGGGAACACGCTTACTACTTGAACTATCAAAACAGAAGACCAGATTATATTGAAGCTTTCTTTAATGTTATCAATTGGGATGAAGTAGCAAGAAGATACGCTGCTGCAAAATAA
- a CDS encoding DUF2625 family protein, whose translation MKTKLLYFLIFIPLITLGQNKKTLFELTNTNESAWKLVQNWIKNAEVKVVVLPKDIVRANIEIETAQVTTQSPMGAIIFETGGIIIESGIIRILGSGNVKLNRGLMEWNRNKSFSQEEKPKFLLIADDVFGGFFAINGGSFSSEYLGKVFYFAPDTLQWENLDLNYSDFLVFCFSKDINEFYSGFKWKTFDKSFNITDFDKSYSFYPYLFTEEGKDINSVTKNLVPISELWTLYNDLQNQFPK comes from the coding sequence ATGAAAACTAAATTACTATATTTTTTAATTTTTATCCCTTTAATCACATTAGGACAAAATAAAAAAACTTTGTTCGAATTAACAAACACCAATGAATCAGCCTGGAAACTTGTTCAAAATTGGATAAAAAATGCTGAAGTTAAAGTTGTTGTTTTGCCGAAAGACATTGTCAGGGCGAATATTGAAATCGAAACCGCTCAAGTTACAACACAATCTCCAATGGGTGCTATAATATTTGAAACTGGGGGCATTATTATAGAAAGCGGAATTATTCGAATATTAGGTTCAGGAAACGTAAAACTTAATCGTGGTTTAATGGAGTGGAATAGAAATAAATCTTTTTCACAAGAGGAAAAACCTAAATTTCTATTAATTGCCGATGACGTTTTTGGCGGTTTTTTTGCCATAAACGGAGGTTCTTTTTCTTCCGAATATTTAGGAAAAGTATTTTATTTTGCGCCTGACACCCTACAATGGGAAAATCTTGATTTAAATTATTCAGATTTTTTAGTTTTCTGTTTTTCAAAAGACATAAATGAGTTTTATTCGGGTTTTAAATGGAAAACATTTGACAAATCCTTCAATATTACCGACTTTGACAAATCCTATAGTTTCTATCCATACTTATTTACAGAGGAAGGTAAAGATATTAATAGTGTGACCAAAAATCTTGTCCCAATTTCTGAATTATGGACATTATATAATGATTTGCAGAATCAATTTCCTAAATAG
- the rsmI gene encoding 16S rRNA (cytidine(1402)-2'-O)-methyltransferase, translated as MGKLFIVPTPIGNLEDMTFRAIRILKEVDLILAEDTRTSGKLLKHFEIGTHMHSHHMHNEHKTVEHLISRLKAGETIALISDAGTPAISDPGFLLTRACVENKIAVECLPGATAFVPALVNSGLPNDKFVFEGFLPEKKGRQTRYLALAEETRTMILYVSPHKLVKTLAEFITYFGEDRQICVSRELSKLHEENLRGTVREVLTHFENKPPKGEIVVVVGGKIVTKDNKKEREE; from the coding sequence ATGGGTAAATTATTTATTGTTCCAACGCCTATTGGCAACCTCGAAGATATGACTTTTCGAGCCATTCGGATTCTAAAAGAAGTCGATTTGATTCTGGCCGAAGACACTCGAACTAGTGGAAAATTGCTAAAACATTTCGAGATTGGCACGCATATGCACAGCCATCACATGCACAACGAGCACAAAACGGTCGAGCACTTAATCTCGCGTTTGAAAGCCGGAGAAACCATTGCGTTGATTTCTGATGCAGGTACACCAGCGATTTCCGATCCCGGATTTTTATTGACTCGTGCGTGCGTCGAAAACAAAATCGCGGTAGAATGTTTGCCTGGAGCAACGGCTTTTGTACCCGCTTTGGTCAATAGTGGTTTGCCGAATGATAAATTCGTTTTCGAAGGATTCTTACCAGAAAAGAAAGGAAGACAAACCCGATATTTAGCCCTTGCAGAAGAAACTCGCACGATGATTTTGTATGTTTCACCGCATAAATTGGTTAAAACTTTGGCGGAGTTCATCACTTATTTTGGCGAAGACCGTCAAATTTGTGTTTCGAGGGAATTATCAAAACTACACGAAGAAAATCTGCGAGGAACGGTTCGCGAAGTCTTAACCCATTTTGAAAATAAGCCACCAAAAGGAGAAATTGTGGTGGTGGTTGGAGGGAAAATTGTAACTAAAGATAATAAAAAAGAAAGAGAAGAATAG